CCTCAGTGTGCTTTTCTCTCATCGGCGTATCCTTTCCTGCCTGCGCCAACAGGCAGCCTTTCGTTTTTAGATTCGCGAAAGGGTACGCCTACCTATTTCCTATTTCCACACGCTTTGATCATAGCTCGCCTTTCGCTAAAACGTTTACTGCCAATCACATTTACCTTTTGGTCAAAGATAGCAGTTCGAATGTGATCGCCAAGAGTATCCAATTAATCGCCGGCCGCAGCGGCCAACAATACAATCAACGGAAAGGACGCCACGGCGCATTCTGGAGGACCTTTACCATGCCACTGCCATTGAAGCAGACGAGCATCTGCAGCGTTGCCTTGTTCACATCGACTTGAACATGAACCAGCTTGACGCGGGAGTAACAAATTTGTTACCATTGCAAAAGAACCGATCATGTTTCAACTACGCGCCTACGTCGACGCCAACGATCGTAAGCCTTTCGCCCTGTGGTTCGAACGGCTCGATTCCACCACCGCCGCCAAGGTGACCACGGCCGTCACCCGATTGGAGCAGGGGAACTTCTCCAACGCCAAAGGCGTCGGCGCGGGCGTTCAGGAATGCAAGATCGATTTTGGTCCAGGCTACCGGATTTATTTTGGGCAAGATGGGGAGCAGCTCATTATCCTCCTCTACGGTGGCACGAAGAAACGCCAGGACAAAGACATCGCCAAGGCCAAGGAATATTGGGCAGATTACAAGCGGAGGAAAAAACATGCCCCTTACCCATGACTTTAAAGAAACCATCCGGGCGCGCGCGCAGCGTGACGCGAAGTTTCGTCAAGCCCTCTTGCGCGAAGCGGTGGAATGCTACCTGGAGGGCGATCTCGAGACGGGCAAAGCGATCTTGCGCGATTACGTGAACGCCACTTTAGGCTTTCAGAAACTTGAGGAGCGCACCGACATTCCAGCCAAAAGCCTTATGCGGATGCTCGGCCCCAAGGGAAGTCCTTCGGCGGCAAACCTCTCCAGCATCCTCACTGCCTTGCAGAAAACCGAAGGCGTCCATTTTGAACTCTCGGTCCGGCGTTAACGCGAAGATCCGGAGGACTTTGAAGGCAGTCGATATGGGACGGGGAGGATGACCGAGCATCGGAACGGAACCGATAGGGTCTTTACTTTATAGAAATGGCCAGCTATTGCGCGTGCACTCCGATTCGAATTCGCCGGCGCGGTGTACCATTTGACAGCCCGAGGTGATCGGCAAGAGCCGATTTTCTTGGATGATGGCGACCAGCGGCGATTTTAAGATTTGCTTGCAGCTACAAGAGGGTCAAATCTTTACCTACGGCTTACTCTCATAAAAGGTATAAATAAAGATTCGACCCTAGCCTAGCCTTCATGAGTCTTATGGTTCACCTTGTCTGTCGCGAAATTTGAGCAGGTCAGCGCGAGAGAATCGAGCGGATCGTCTTCGGACTGCGAATTTGCAGCCAGATTCGTGAACCCGATGGCCTGATTCAGCTCGATTGACCGCTTCAATTGCATATGCAAGACTATATGCATGTTCACAATCCGCTTCGCGGAAGGCGTTGCCGAAGATCTCAAGAAGATTTCCATTTTTTACAGAAACCAAATTCTTGCTGCGATAGAGGAACAACTGACAAACACTCCCGACACCGAGACAAGGAACAGAAAGCTTCTAACGAACCTCACACCTCCTTGGGAGGGGATTGGACCGGTTTGGGAACTGCGCGTCGGCGAGTATCGAGTCTTTTATGATGTGTCCCGTGAGGAACAAGCTGTTTATGTTCGAGCGGTGCGTCGAAAGCCGTCAGGTAAAAAGACGGAGGAGATATTATGAAAAGTGTAACGGCACGTGATCTGCAAAAGAAAGTTAAGGAGTGTGTCGATCTCTCACAATCCGAAAAAGTGGTCGTAACGCGGCACGGCAAGCCGGCTGCGGTGTTGGTGGGCGTCGAGGGAAAGGACTGGGAAGATATCGTCCTCGAAACCTCACCGACCTTTTGGAAAATGATAGAAAAGCGCCGTAAGCAACGGACACTTTCTTTGAAAGAATTGAAAGCACGACTCGCAAAATGAACGTCTTAGGATACACGCTTGCCGACAAATGATATGGCCCGCTCACGCTTGCAACCCGAGTGCCCGCCTCAATTGGCGCCAGATGTGATATGTTTCCGCACGAGCATTCAAGCTGATTTCGCGCTTTAACCGGGAAGATTTCCTCAATGCAGAACCGCCCTCGCCTCTGGTTCCTTATGGCGCCACTCACTCGAACTCAGAGCGAGCGGCGCCGTCGGCTTGCGTTGGCAAATGGTTTCGTTTCCTCAAGTCGTTTGAAATAGATCGAATCGCCGCGCCTGGGGACGGGCGGGGCGCGGGTCGGTAGCGGCAACGTGGCCCGGTCCGACCCCAAGCCAATTTTTGAACGTGGGAGCGCGATACCGTTAAAGCGGATTTTTAGGAAATAAATACGGTGCATTCACGCGCAGGATTTCATAAAACCACCACAGAGATTGTTTACCGTAGAGATTGGGTGAAGTTGTTCTTATCTTGGCAACAAGTTCAAAGACACTGTCGTTGGGAGCGTCTGAATGAATTAAGTCAGCATTCGCGGCAGTAAACCAACAAAGAAAACCGACATAGCCGGAGACCATCGCCTCTCAAGCAAGACGAAGTTTTTGATGGCGAAAGATATAGTAACGATAGTTCCTTCAGTGATATATCGTCGAGCTCTTTATCGTGATCTCGATCAGCGTGTTTTAAGAAATTTTGCGGCATCTTTATACGACGCATCGCCTCTTTAAGGTGTTGAGGTTTGATGAGGATCTCCATTTCATCTCGGAAGGAAAGGCGAACTCTTTGAGGATCTCCGAGTCTCTCAAGTTCCGCACGGTAAAGTTCCGTTTTCCGCTTTTCGCATAGGTCGTCCGTAATTTCACGTGATGCCGCGCGAGTGTATAACAAGATAAATTGTCCAAATCCTCAAAAAAGAGCTTGATGGCGGTGTCGAGTTGTTTTTCTGCGGCGTCAATTTTCGTAAAACCCCATTTAGTTGTGCCCGTCCCAAGAGCGGGAAATATTTTAGATTTACTTGCTCCGTCAAGTCACCTGGACATACTATCTATAGGTAATCCCAGCGATGGGGGACAAGGGAGTATTCAATGGCGATTTTTCTCGCGAACCAAGATGTCGAGCAGCTCCTCACCATGGACGACTACATCGAGACCGTCGAGCAAGCGTATCATGAACTCGGCATGGGGCGGGCGTGGAACAATCCGCGCATTCACACTTACGGCCAGGCGCAAAACGGCGCGACCCATTTCTTGAAAGTCTTCACCGGCACGGTGCCGGCTCTGGGCTATTCGATCCTGCGCATCGACTCGACGATGGAGCGCAACGAGAGCGGCCACGAAACCAATCGCAAAGTCGGCAACCGCAACATGGGTTGGTTGATGCTTTTTGCCGTCGCGACCGGCCAGCTCGCAGCGATCATCGAAGATCGCGCGCTGCAGCGCATGCGTGTCGGCGCCATGACCGGCATCGCCGCCAAGTATCTCGCCAAACGCGACAGCAAAACCGTCGGCATTTTCGGCTCCGGCGCCCAGGCCGGACCGCAGTTGGAAGCGCTCTGTGCCGTGATGAAATTTGATCGAATTAACGTGTACAGTCCCACGAAACAAAACCGCGAAAGCTTCGCGGCTAGAATGACCACTGCGCTGAAGACCGAGGTCGTTGCCGTGAGCTCACCGCGCGAAGCGGTCGCCGGCTGCGACATTGTCGTCGTCGCAACGAATTCAAACGAGCCCGTCTTCGATGGTAACTGGCTGGAGCCCGGCACCTTCATCAGCTCGATCGTCAACAGCGACAAAGTGCTGCGCCGGCGCGACCTCGACGACGACAGCTTTCGCCGCGCCTCACTCATCGTCGTCAGCACCCGCGATCAAATCAAAAATGACGAGCCGATCTGGCTGACCGAAGGCTTGGAACGCGGCGCAGTGACTTGGGAGCGCATCTGGGAAATCGGTGAATTGGTCTGCGGCAAAGCGCCGCGGCGCAGAAACGACGAAGAAATTACTATTTTAAAAAACAACGGCCTGAGCGTGCAATTCGCCGGCGTCGGCGCCGCGGTGATGAAGCGGGCCAAAGAACGGGGACTCGGAAAAGAATTGCCAGGCTGGATGTTCGAAGCGGCCTACCGGACCTAATGCGCGTCCGTCTCGAAGAACCCAAAGACTGGGCCGCCGTGCACAGAGTGAACGCGGCCGCATTCCCAACCACGGCCGAAGCCGATCTGGTCGACATTGTTCGGCTCCGAGCCAATCCGATCATCTCACTTGTCGCTGAGCAAGACGAAACGGTCATCGGCCACATGTTATTTTCTCCGGTGACGCTCACCGGCCATGCTGACTTGAAAGTGATGGGATTGGCGCCGATGGCCGTGGCGAAGGACCACCAGCGCCAAGGCGTGGGTTCCGCGCTCGTGCGCGAGGGATTGGCGCGCTGCAAAGAACTAGACTTTGGCGCCGTCGTCGTCCTTGGCCATCCAGACTACTATCCGCGCTTTGGTTTTGCGCCGGCGGTGCAATATGGCATTGGCTGCGAATTCGCAGCGCCGCCGGAAGCCTTCATGATCGTTGAGTTAGAGCCCGGATACCTGCACGGAAAGTCGGGGACAATTCGTTATCACTCGGCGTTCGACGTTTTTAGATGGGAAAGAAGGCGGGTCGGCTAGACAAGCTTGTACGCGGCGCGCAAATTCTCGGATTCGGATGTTCCTCTCGCCAAGCCGCAAAGACGCCAAGCTCGGAAGACAAAAGATAAAGATTCCATGGAGTCTTTTATTTCAATTCTCCGAACTTTGCGGGCTTTGCGTCTTTGCCAGAGATATTCCTAATTTCGGTTGCGGCTCTGCCATGCTGGACGCAGGCACCCAGCTGAACTTAGCGCCCCATGAACGCGTCGGATCGTTTGAGCAACTCCTTGAGACCGTCTCCCTTTTCCGCTCCGCTGACGCCATGCTTGAAGACCTTGGCGATCTTCCACTGGCCGCCCTCGTTTCTAAAAACCACGGCCGACCATTCTTTCCGGTCCTTGCCGAGCTTTTGGTAGACGGCGCGGGCGGTCTGTTTGTTCGCGGTCACATCGACGCCGACGAATTGCGCGTCTTTAGGATCAAGCTCGTCTGCCGACATGCCCTTGAGCGTGGCCGGCGAAACCTGGTCGGCCATCTTGGCATACTCCGCGCTCATCAGCGCCAGCGTCGCCTTCACATCGCCCTTGCGCGCGGCTTCGAGATATTTGAGGTAGACGCCTTCAAGCTGCTTGGCGAAGGGGTGCGCCTGGTTTGTCGTTTTTTCCGGTGTCTGCGCGAGAGCGATTCCATTCGCCCGCAAGTTTACGGTTACCAATGCCGTTAACAAAACAATCAACAAACCTGAGCGCATTGCTATTTTTTCCTTCCGCACTAGCAGTTCCGTTAGCCTTACAGCACTAGAACGGAATCGCCAACTTGATCGAGCCGCCATGCGAACGCGTCCGGTCGGAGAACTGGCCGGTGTAACCCACCTTGAGATTCACGCCACCGATGTTCAATACGTCGACACCCACTGCGACATCGCCGTAGTTCTTGTCATTCTGGCCCGCCACCGCCATCGGCGCAACGCTCGGCGCGCCGCGCAGGCTCGCCTCCACACTCGGCGTGTTGCTGGTAAACAGATGCGTCCATCCCAGCTTGGCGTACGGCCGCAGAATACTACCTCCGGCTTTGATCTCGCCGCCAATCTCCAGCGCCGGGCTCAAGGTCACATAGGTCTGCTCCTGCGCCCGCACCGACAAATTAGCTCCCGCCGCGCCATGCTCGTTGAAGCTGTGCGAGCGAATGTAGCTGACGCCCAGATCGACCATCGGCTTCCAATACCAGTTGCCTTGCTCGAAGGCGCGCGCCCCGCGGAGCCGGTTGGTGACAAAAGTTTGCTGCGGATCGCTGTTCGCCGTCGCTCCCGGAATCAGCAGGCCCACTTTGCGCGCCGTTTCGTACCAACCATGGCCGACGTCGAACAAATAAGAGAGCGTGCTGCTGCCGAAACGCGCTTTGACGACACCGCCCAATTGAAACTCGTGGCCTTGGCTCGACGACAGGTTCTTAACGTTGAGCCAGCTTCGTTCATAGCCGGCACCGATGCCCCAATGCCAAGTAGCGTTGATCGCTTTCTGCATGCCGCCAGAGAGCTTGAAAGCATTTCGGTTAAAACCGAAATTGCTCGAAGTCTTGTCTTGGTGAATGGCGCTGCCACCCATCGTCATCCAGCCGCACTCGTCCTCGCGCACGAAGCGATAGGCACCGTCGCGGGCGCGGCAGCTCAGCATGGCGTCGCCGAATTGTTGGTTAGAAAACCAGGCGGCAAACTGCTTTTCGAGATGAACTTCGGGACTGAGCTGATTGTAGGCATTGGCTAGACTCTGTGAATCTGCCAACCCCAACAGCGTTGTGACGATCGGCGCAAAGCTCGCAAACCCGCCGGCCAACTGCACATTATTGATGTAGTTGCCGATGGC
The sequence above is a segment of the Deltaproteobacteria bacterium genome. Coding sequences within it:
- a CDS encoding nuclear transport factor 2 family protein, coding for MRSGLLIVLLTALVTVNLRANGIALAQTPEKTTNQAHPFAKQLEGVYLKYLEAARKGDVKATLALMSAEYAKMADQVSPATLKGMSADELDPKDAQFVGVDVTANKQTARAVYQKLGKDRKEWSAVVFRNEGGQWKIAKVFKHGVSGAEKGDGLKELLKRSDAFMGR
- a CDS encoding type II toxin-antitoxin system RelE/ParE family toxin, producing MFQLRAYVDANDRKPFALWFERLDSTTAAKVTTAVTRLEQGNFSNAKGVGAGVQECKIDFGPGYRIYFGQDGEQLIILLYGGTKKRQDKDIAKAKEYWADYKRRKKHAPYP
- a CDS encoding transcriptional regulator, yielding MPLTHDFKETIRARAQRDAKFRQALLREAVECYLEGDLETGKAILRDYVNATLGFQKLEERTDIPAKSLMRMLGPKGSPSAANLSSILTALQKTEGVHFELSVRR
- a CDS encoding type II toxin-antitoxin system Phd/YefM family antitoxin, whose product is MKSVTARDLQKKVKECVDLSQSEKVVVTRHGKPAAVLVGVEGKDWEDIVLETSPTFWKMIEKRRKQRTLSLKELKARLAK
- a CDS encoding N-acetyltransferase, whose protein sequence is MRVRLEEPKDWAAVHRVNAAAFPTTAEADLVDIVRLRANPIISLVAEQDETVIGHMLFSPVTLTGHADLKVMGLAPMAVAKDHQRQGVGSALVREGLARCKELDFGAVVVLGHPDYYPRFGFAPAVQYGIGCEFAAPPEAFMIVELEPGYLHGKSGTIRYHSAFDVFRWERRRVG
- a CDS encoding type II toxin-antitoxin system RelE/ParE family toxin, producing MFTIRFAEGVAEDLKKISIFYRNQILAAIEEQLTNTPDTETRNRKLLTNLTPPWEGIGPVWELRVGEYRVFYDVSREEQAVYVRAVRRKPSGKKTEEIL
- a CDS encoding ornithine cyclodeaminase family protein, with protein sequence MAIFLANQDVEQLLTMDDYIETVEQAYHELGMGRAWNNPRIHTYGQAQNGATHFLKVFTGTVPALGYSILRIDSTMERNESGHETNRKVGNRNMGWLMLFAVATGQLAAIIEDRALQRMRVGAMTGIAAKYLAKRDSKTVGIFGSGAQAGPQLEALCAVMKFDRINVYSPTKQNRESFAARMTTALKTEVVAVSSPREAVAGCDIVVVATNSNEPVFDGNWLEPGTFISSIVNSDKVLRRRDLDDDSFRRASLIVVSTRDQIKNDEPIWLTEGLERGAVTWERIWEIGELVCGKAPRRRNDEEITILKNNGLSVQFAGVGAAVMKRAKERGLGKELPGWMFEAAYRT